Below is a window of Drosophila nasuta strain 15112-1781.00 chromosome X, ASM2355853v1, whole genome shotgun sequence DNA.
ATTTGAAGAGTGTGCCAATATGCACACAGAACTCAAAGTAGAAGGCATCACAGCCGCCAAACATGAAGATGGTTATGTAGCCCGTGTACGCCGAGAAGATGAACATGACCGGCAAATAAGGCCAGCTGAGCAAAAAGCTGGGCATGCTGCAACAAAAAGGGATTATATAGTGTCATGCATTAACAGTCACTCAACTCACGTGTGATTGAAGGGTAAACCCCAGACAATCTCATCGTTGCGTCGCTGCAGATGGAGCACCAAGGCCAAGAGCAACGGCTTCAGATTGTACATGCTGCTGGTGCTGAAGCCAGCGGAAAATGGCCAGAAATTGAAGCGAGTCGCCATCAAAGAATTCTTTCGTATAATCTCATGTGTTTCAGCAGCAATCTCATGGCCGAATAGCAGTTCTCGCTGCTGATCGACCACATAGTGAAGATCATGTCGATAGTGCAGCATAAGAAACATTTTCAGCAGCGTCACAAATGATGTGTAGGCCGGACAAAAGGTCTCTATGGCCAATGAGAGTTGATTGGAGCGCGCAAACATGGCGCCAGCATGTAGCTCGGTCATAACGCCAATACCCAACACCATAAAGTTAATGTACGCCCTCCAAGGCCTCTTCATTGGTGTCTTGGGACTCGGCCAGTATCCCATTGTTCTCAGACAGAGTTGGGGCACTGCGTAAAAGTACAGCTCCAATGGCTGATCGCGGCGTAGAAACCAAAATAATTTTGTCATATTCTAAACTGAACTTATGCTCTGCTCATGTCGCTGTTACTTTTTATAGTAAGATGGTGGAACCTATTGGATAATTGCTTAATTGACTTGTTGTGCAAGCAATTAGTTTAATTCGGTGCAAAACTTTCGATGCTCAAGCTGTCCGCTCAcacaattttgcaaattgctACCAAACAGCCCTAGGATTAGGGAAACCATTTAAACTTTT
It encodes the following:
- the LOC132797307 gene encoding odorant receptor 10a: MTKLFWFLRRDQPLELYFYAVPQLCLRTMGYWPSPKTPMKRPWRAYINFMVLGIGVMTELHAGAMFARSNQLSLAIETFCPAYTSFVTLLKMFLMLHYRHDLHYVVDQQRELLFGHEIAAETHEIIRKNSLMATRFNFWPFSAGFSTSSMYNLKPLLLALVLHLQRRNDEIVWGLPFNHTMPSFLLSWPYLPVMFIFSAYTGYITIFMFGGCDAFYFEFCVHIGTLFKSLQVDTRALFKPYEDLLQIDGVHAARFEAALVELIKRQNRIIDLTHFFGERYWIITLLHFVSASMVIAVSIFNLMTVGGNGFGTLLYVSYTIAALSQLLIYCYGGTLVAESSMELAVVMGSCPWHRCLPRHRRYVHMFILRSQRALSMSVPFFSPSLVTFGAILQTSGSIIALAKSFQ